Proteins encoded within one genomic window of Siniperca chuatsi isolate FFG_IHB_CAS linkage group LG4, ASM2008510v1, whole genome shotgun sequence:
- the ccdc113 gene encoding coiled-coil domain-containing protein 113 isoform X2, which produces MFERFISRIDPRDLVSHAGEDSQGAAGASQLEGGGCGWRRRSRSNILDRLQQLTLEQKLYVAQREVTETRQDQEKLKQRYQRIQDNYKASLKEAEMRLAEIRKAKNDFERRLLKPLKDNRLKMKEPEKVLHCIEDKTKVTQLEKFHLKNRALKVHLKKLQQQLQQKKETGKAEYEEMFQEYCEQRIDRNLDELQVNNLKVQRVLSSHKEKLQSVTRESTELSNDITNRKQMLAKIEEEIQHAEEERLKAEALNQHLRRQMTYYQAPDITEYIHVKDKHKKLQQSIHTWERKVGIAEMALKTHTKAWSTQRATLTPANSAEAGARSQQHQTPLKLPYIAEHST; this is translated from the exons ATGTTTGAACGGTTCATCAGCCGCATAGATCCTCGGGACCTGGTGTCCCATGCTGGGGAAGACAGTCAGGGGGCAGCAGGAGCCTCCCAGCTGGAGGGTGGG GGTTGTGGATGGAGGCGGCGGTCCCGGTCCAACATATTAGATCGCCTCCAGCAGCTGACCTTGGAACAAAAACTATATGTGGCACAGAGAGAAGTAACAGAGACACGACAAGACCAGGAGAAACTCAAACAGAGATATCAGAGAATTCAGGACAACTACAAG GCCTCTCTGAAAGAGGCAGAAATGCGTCTTGCAGAAATCCGGAAGGCTAAAAACGATTTTGAACGCAGACTGCTCAAACCTTTGAAGGACAACAGGTTGAAAATGAAGGAGCCTGAGAAAGTCCTTCATTGCATCGAAGACAAGACGAAG gtCACCCAGTTGGAGAAGTTTCATCTGAAGAACCGGGCACTGAAGGTCCACCTGAAgaagctccagcagcagcttcaaCAGAAAAAGGAGACGGGAAAAGCCGAGTACGAG gaAATGTTCCAGGAGTACTGCGAGCAGAGAATTGACAGAAACCTGGATGAACTTCAAGTCAACAATTTGAAAGTGCAACGTGTTCTCAGTTCACACAAG gAGAAGCTGCAGAGTGTGACACGGGAGTCCACAGAGCTGAGCAATGACATCACCAACAGGAAGCAGATGCTGGCAAAAATTGAGGAAGAGATACAGCATGCTGAGGAG GAGCGTTTAAAGGCAGAGGCTCTCAACCAACACTTGCGCCGCCAGATGACATATTATCAGGCTCCTGATATCACTGAGTACATTCATGTTAAGGACAAACACaagaagctgcagcagagcaTTCACACTTGGGAGAGGAAGGTTGGGATTGCCGAG ATGGCCTTGAAGACCCACACTAAAGCCTGGAGCACACAGAGAGCCACTCTTACTCCTGCAAACagtgctgaggctggagctagATCTCAGCAACACCAAACCCCATTAAAGCTCCCATACATAGCAGAACACAGCACATAG
- the ccdc113 gene encoding coiled-coil domain-containing protein 113 isoform X1, whose translation MHVKATLALATTAGFQCTLATMEGELSLMEEKGKEVTQEQKELLYNRVEELKCSNAALLAEIDMFERFISRIDPRDLVSHAGEDSQGAAGASQLEGGGCGWRRRSRSNILDRLQQLTLEQKLYVAQREVTETRQDQEKLKQRYQRIQDNYKASLKEAEMRLAEIRKAKNDFERRLLKPLKDNRLKMKEPEKVLHCIEDKTKVTQLEKFHLKNRALKVHLKKLQQQLQQKKETGKAEYEEMFQEYCEQRIDRNLDELQVNNLKVQRVLSSHKEKLQSVTRESTELSNDITNRKQMLAKIEEEIQHAEEERLKAEALNQHLRRQMTYYQAPDITEYIHVKDKHKKLQQSIHTWERKVGIAEMALKTHTKAWSTQRATLTPANSAEAGARSQQHQTPLKLPYIAEHST comes from the exons ATGCACGTGAAGGCAACACTAGCCCTAGCAACTACTGCAGGGTTTCAGTGTACCTTAGCAACCATGGAGGGTGAGCTTTCGTTGATGGAAGAAAAAGGCAAAGAGGTCACGCAAGAACAAAAAGAACTCCTCTACAACCGAGTCGAAGAActaaa ATGTTCCAATGCAGCCCTCCTGGCAGAGATCGACATGTTTGAACGGTTCATCAGCCGCATAGATCCTCGGGACCTGGTGTCCCATGCTGGGGAAGACAGTCAGGGGGCAGCAGGAGCCTCCCAGCTGGAGGGTGGG GGTTGTGGATGGAGGCGGCGGTCCCGGTCCAACATATTAGATCGCCTCCAGCAGCTGACCTTGGAACAAAAACTATATGTGGCACAGAGAGAAGTAACAGAGACACGACAAGACCAGGAGAAACTCAAACAGAGATATCAGAGAATTCAGGACAACTACAAG GCCTCTCTGAAAGAGGCAGAAATGCGTCTTGCAGAAATCCGGAAGGCTAAAAACGATTTTGAACGCAGACTGCTCAAACCTTTGAAGGACAACAGGTTGAAAATGAAGGAGCCTGAGAAAGTCCTTCATTGCATCGAAGACAAGACGAAG gtCACCCAGTTGGAGAAGTTTCATCTGAAGAACCGGGCACTGAAGGTCCACCTGAAgaagctccagcagcagcttcaaCAGAAAAAGGAGACGGGAAAAGCCGAGTACGAG gaAATGTTCCAGGAGTACTGCGAGCAGAGAATTGACAGAAACCTGGATGAACTTCAAGTCAACAATTTGAAAGTGCAACGTGTTCTCAGTTCACACAAG gAGAAGCTGCAGAGTGTGACACGGGAGTCCACAGAGCTGAGCAATGACATCACCAACAGGAAGCAGATGCTGGCAAAAATTGAGGAAGAGATACAGCATGCTGAGGAG GAGCGTTTAAAGGCAGAGGCTCTCAACCAACACTTGCGCCGCCAGATGACATATTATCAGGCTCCTGATATCACTGAGTACATTCATGTTAAGGACAAACACaagaagctgcagcagagcaTTCACACTTGGGAGAGGAAGGTTGGGATTGCCGAG ATGGCCTTGAAGACCCACACTAAAGCCTGGAGCACACAGAGAGCCACTCTTACTCCTGCAAACagtgctgaggctggagctagATCTCAGCAACACCAAACCCCATTAAAGCTCCCATACATAGCAGAACACAGCACATAG
- the parp12a gene encoding protein mono-ADP-ribosyltransferase PARP12, with translation MTSVISKFIIKTLCDNQGSLDFRRLDEKIGQSFTVAEPVLRSVLFDDGKIAIQQGRQKVVGNQIISSDSLVVVKTSLRICQKKPGECQQCDGLHLCRYFVCGDCTFGLKCKNPHSLASPYNAELLKRYDLNDLTEKQLFQLLLQNDPYLLPEICPHYNKGNGLHGSCKYTNSCTKLHVCQHYLQGDCKFGSKCKRTHNVDVDGTKIFRGFSQENIQNLPEIYRNKFIIMGQQERQATAVPVLPEVRIPTQKPSNSNPGSPTSAACPSKLMSDADRNEICLFFIRRHCSFKEKCARVHWHLPYRWQVLDGDGVTWKDLPNMEDIEKAYCDPGHDTSCMDPPSPSLGIFSFLSFQSSAAPDVQSVDFMKMTFGGSPVRRLSTASSVSKPPHFILTTQWLWYWKDDSSKWLEFGQGDGDTPASVTSQTLENVYLADRDTEIPFGAGTQQYILHFKGAAGTQQMYQQNVKYKTKREVRRRPCFVSAHDVEVKLKSASSHSSSSSTAESFPPHWDKNALPDFGYKLVLLSTSAKEYSMIEMLFKRTMPQCKINNIQRIQNPSLWKVFQWQKEQMKKKNGGKTVNEQYLFHGTDKSLIEAICEQNFDWRMCGVHGTAYGKGSYFAKDASYSDRYASAKGSRNKIMFVSLVLVGEYTRGSSSYVRPPPKGNSKTLYDSCVDHKSNPSIYVVFEKQQIYPEYLIDYA, from the exons ATGACCTCCGTCATCTCTAAATTTATCATCAAGACCCTGTGCGACAACCAGGGAAGTTTGGACTTCAGGCGCCTGGATGAGAAGATCGGGCAGAGTTTCACTGTTGCGGAGCCAGTCCTGCGGAGTGTCCTCTTCGACGACGGTAAAATAGCCATACAACAAGGCCGACAGAAGGTCGTCGGCAATCAAATAATCAGCTCGGATAGTCTGGTAGTGGTTAAAACCAGTCTGCGGATCTGTCAGAAAAAACCCGGAGAGTGTCAACAGTGCGATGGGTTACACCTCTGCAGGTATTTTGTTTGCGGAGACTGCACGTTCGG acTCAAGTGTAAAAATCCCCATAGTCTGGCTTCTCCATACAATGCAGAGCTTTTGAAGAGATATGATCTAAACGATTTGACGGAGAAACAGCTGTTCCAGCTGTTACTGCAGAATGACCCTTATCTGCTTCCTGAG ATCTGCCCACATTACAACAAGGGCAACGGTTTGCACGGTTCCTGCAAGTACACCAATTCCTGCACCAAGCTTCACGTCTGCCAGCACTATCTCCAGGGTGACTGTAAGTTTGGCTCTAAGTGTAAGAGAACCCATAATGTTGATGTGGATGGAACGAAGATCTTCAGAGGATTCAGTCAGGAGAATATTCAAAACCTTCCGGAGATCTACAGAAATAAATTCATCATCATGGGCCAACAGGAGAGACAGGCTACTGCTGTTCCTG TGCTGCCAGAGGTGAGAATCCCCACTCAGAAACCTTCCAACAGCAACCCTGGATCCCCCACTAGTGCTGCTTGTCCATCTAAACTCATGAGCGACGCTGACAGGAATGAAATCTGCCTCTTCTTCATTCGCAGACACTGCAGCTTCAAAG agAAGTGTGCTCGTGTCCATTGGCACCTACCTTACAGATGGCAGGTATTAGATGGCGATGGTGTGACCTGGAAGGACCTGCCTAATATGGAAGACATTGAGAAGGCCTACTGTGACCCAGGACATGACACAAGCTGCATGGATCCACCATCGCCCAGCTTAGGGATTTTcagctttctgtcttttcaaag CTCTGCAGCCCCTGATGTGCAGTCAGTTGACTtcatgaaaatgacatttggaGGGTCTCCAGTTCGTCGCCTGTCCactgcctcctctgtctcaaAGCCCCCTCACTTCATTCTTACAACACAGTGGCTTTGGTACTGGAAGGATGACAGCAGTAAATGGCTGGAGTTTGGACAG gGTGATGGTGACACACCAGCCTCTGTCACTTCTCAAACTCTGGAGAATGTGTACCTGGCTGACAGAGATACTGAGATTCCTTTTGGTGCTGGCACACAGCAGTATATCCTCCACTTCAAAGGTGCAGCGGGAACACAGCAGATGTATCAGCagaatgtaaaatacaaaaccaaGAGAGAGGTCAGACGGAGGccttgctttgtgtctgctcaTGATGTGGAGGTGAAGCTGAAGAG TGCTTCATCACAcagctccagctcctccacAGCTGAAAGTTTCCCACCTCACTGGGACAAGAATGCCCTACCAGATTTTGGATACAAG CTCGTACTTCTCTCCACATCTGCAAAGGAGTATAGTATGATTGAGATGTTGTTTAAGCGCACCATGCCTCAGTGTAAAATTAACAACATCCAGAGGATCCAGAACCCCTCTCTGTGGAAAGTCTTTCAGTG GCAGAAAGagcagatgaagaagaagaacggAGGGAAGACTGTGAATGAGCAGTACTTGTTCCATGGGACAGACAAGTCCCTGATTGAAGCCATCTGTGAGCAAAACTTTGACTGGAGGATGTGTGGTGTCCATGGCACGGCCTACGGCAAAG GGAGCTACTTTGCCAAAGATGCATCCTACTCAGACAGATATGCCAGTGCCAAAGGAAGCCGTAACAAGATCATGTTTGTTTCTCTGGTCCTGGTGGGGGAGTACACCAGGGGAAGCAGCAGCTATGTCCGGCCCCCACCAAAGGGCAACAGCAAAACCCTCTACGACAGTTGCGTTGACCACAAGAGCAACCCCAGCATCTATGTTGtctttgaaaaacaacagatttaTCCAGAGTATCTTATCGACTATGCATAA